AAAGccctcacaaataaattttagcgaCGACTCTATTTGTCTTTAAAAAGTATGTCGTCAATTTGGAAttcacaaataattaattgtgaGGGTATGAAGGTCCTCACAAATAGTTGTTAACAACTACTGCTTCCCCTCGCTAAAAATAAGTCGTTGACGTTTCTCGTCGTTTGGTGATATATTTGtgagaaaaaatttattcaacaATGACGGTGGATTGCCCTCGTAAATTATCTATTTGCGAAGGTATGGTCACAAAATCTGTTTTAGCAATAAGAGCAAATACGATGGCCTTCGAGGGTCATATGCCCTCATTAATAACCTTTTGCgacgatatttgaatttttgcgaGGGTATTTTATCCTCGctagttaactttttttttgtagtgtgccaaattttgcatttagcatttttgttttaccttttttcattaagttttttttattgttaccctAAAGATCAAATTAACTTATATTTACTATTATCTCatcaatttcttgaaatttcaaCACACCTTTCTCTCTTCATCTTGCCTTTTAACATACCCACcgttttagttttaaaaacaaaagtgaaagggaaaaaaaaatttaagaactaATATAACTAACTAGATAAGGCTCTAGAGAAAGATAGAGAGACacgaaaatgttgtagattgtTAAATGTAACACATTTTTTTagtattaccaaaataaaagacctaATATTAACAAAgcatttgtaagaaaaaaaaaaatttacaaaaggaaaaaaaaattcgcaATCCTTTATTTCTTGagagtaaagtaccatacaaaaagaaaaagaaaaaaataataaagaaaaatcactCCACATTCCAccctctaaatactaattactatcttaaatatttataatccacttaataatataaaatttacaaaagaaaaaaaaagtgaaaaaaaaaatttacctagtacttgatttttttcaaaataaagtaccatacaaaaagaaaaagataaatcattgtccacattctaaatactaattactatcttaaatatttataatccacttaattaataatattgaatttacaaaaggaaaaaaaagtgaaaaaaaaaaattcccagtACATGATTTCTccaaagtaaagtaccatacaaaaaaaaaagaaaaagaaaaagataaatcactcaatagtcttgaaagtaaagtaccacacaaaaagaaaaagataaaaaaagataaagataaatcactccacagtccacaGTCCACAGTCCACAGTCCAcactttaaatactaattactatcttaaatatctataatccacttaataatataaaatttaccaaaaaaaaaaagtgaaaaaagaaatttacctagtgcttgatttcttgaaattaaagtaccatacaaaaagaaaaaaatataaagataaatcacttcacagtccacactctaaatactaattactatcttaaatatttataatccacttaataatataaaatttacaaaagagaaataaatgtgaaaaaaaaaattacccagtactttatttcttgaagtaaagtaccataccaaaaaaaaaaaagataaagataaatcactctacagtctacactctaaatactaattactatattaaatatttataatgcacttaatattacaaaatttagcTGCACAGaactttaacattttttgaGGATAAACGGCAGACACAGAGGTTTAACTTTTGATGTACACAACTATGGGTGTAGGTCAGACTTTGTAGGTTTTGAGCTACATGTGGATGGAGTTCAGACTTGGGTCATAAATCATAATGGCTGGGCTTGAGCTTTTTGTCTATTTTGAGAAAGTAGTCATTTGTTTTTAGGGAATTACATTTGTTTGGTCTAATTGTCAATCTCAGCTCATATCAATAACTAATAGTATCAATAAGTTACTATAAGTTATTGGGTAATAGTTTGAAAACATAATGAAAAATGTGTTAAAAACTAAATGGAAGTTTAGAGCACCACATGGTAGAACCTCATGCATTCTCACATGaggtaaagtaccatacaaaaagataaagataaattactcCACGGTCCACATTtgaaatactaattactatcttaaatatttataatccacttaataatataaaatttacaacaacaaaaaaaaaatttacccaatacttgatttcttgaaagtaaagtaccatacaaaaaaaaataaataaatcactcCATGAtctatattgtaaaaaataattaatatcttaaatatttataatccattcaataatataaaatttacaatagaaaaaaaaattacccggtacttgatttcttaaaactaaagtaccatacaaaaaataaataaataaatcactccacggtccacactctaaaaactaattactatcttaaatatttataatccacttaataatataaaatttacaaaagaaaaaaaaatttacccaatacttgattttttgaatgtaaagtacaatacaaaaagataaagataaagataaatcactccacattcCACATTCTAAAtgctaattactatcttaaatatttataatccacttaataatataaaatttacaagagaaaaaaaaaaatttaccaagtacttgatttcttcaaagtaaaatactatacaaaaagaaaataaagaaaaaaagataaagataaatcactcaaTAGTAAAGTGCTCCacacaaaaagataaagataaagataaattactccacactccacactctaaatactaattaccatcttaaatatttataattcacttcataatataaaatttacaacaacaaaaaaagtgaaaacaaaatttacctagtgcttgatttcttgaaattaaagtaccatataaaaagaaaaaaaaatataaagataaatcaccCCACAGttcacactctaaatactaattactatcttagatatttataatccacttaataatataaaatttacaaaagagaaagaaatgtgaaaaaaaaaattatctagtaatttatttcttgaaagtaaagtaccatacaaaaagaaaaaaaaaagataaagataaattacttTACAGTCTACACTTTAAATACTAACTACtctattaaatatttataatacacttaataatacaaaattttgctGCACAGAGCTTTAACATTTTTTGAGGATACATGGCAAATACAAAGGTTTAACCTTTGATGTACACAATTGTAGGGGTGGGTCAGACTTTGTAGGTTTTGAGCTACACTTGGGTGGAGAATTCAGACTTGAGTCATAAATCATAATGGTTAGGCATGAGCTTTTTGTCTATTTTGAGAAAGTAGTCATTTGTTTTTTAGAGAATTACATTTGTTTGGTCTAATTTTCAATCTTTGCCCATATCAATAACTAATAGTAACGATAAGTTGCTATAAGTTATTGGATAATAGtttaaaaacttaatgaaaaaggtTTTAAAATCTAAATGGAAACTTAGAGCGCCATATGGTAGGACCTTATGCATTCTCACATGAGATAAGGTACCatataaaaagataaagataaatcactccacggtCCACATtccaaatactaattactatcttcaatatttataatccacttaataatataaaatttacaaaaaaaaaaaaaaagtttacccaatacttgatttcttgaaagtaaagtaccatacaaaaagagaaaataaataaatcactcTACGgtccacactctaaaaactaattactatcttaaatatttataatccacttaataatgtaaaatttacaaaagaaaaataaatgtgaaaaaaattactcagtacttgatttcttaaaacTAAAGTACCATacaggaaaaataaataaataaataaaatataataaatcacTCCACGGTCTAtactctaaaaactaattactatcttaaatatttataatccatttaataatataaaatttacaaaagaaaaaaagagtgaaaaaaaattacccagtacttgatatcttcaaagtaaagtaccatacaaaaaaaaaaataccatacaCATGGAGTGCACACGTGTTGTTCTTTATTGATAAGTGAACAACCTTCATGAGAAATTTGATGAGGTATCTAAATCAAtaccattcaaaaaaaaaaagtactgtGCTGCATTAGGAGAGTTCCTCTTTATGTGTTTGATGATGTTTAATAGTCTGGTTACTAGTGCCAAGTTTGATGTAATCTACGGTTAGTAGTCTTCAGTTGCTTGTAGCATGTATATAGTTTGGTGTTTGTCATGGTCCACTCTAAGGTTTGTTAGATGATGCGTCATTGGCGGTGCTACTTAATGTAGTTTGGTGCTCCTGGAGTTTAGTCTCTCGTATGCTGCCTCTAGCTACTTGTGTTTTGTATGGTGCTCTAAACTTGTAGCATGTATATAGTTTGGTGTTTGTCATGGTCCACTCTAAGGTTTGTTAGATGATGCGTCATTGGAGGTGCTACTTAACGTAGTTTGGTGCTGCTGGAGTTTAGTCTGTTCCTATTGCAGTGTAGTCTCTCGTATGCTGCCTCTAGCTACTTGTGTTTTGTATGGTGCTCTAAACTTGTACTCCAATTGAATAAAATCTACtaatgaaagggaaaaaaaaaatagagaatacGTGTGCctttgggttaaaatgaaaaatgaaaactatttcaccattcagcttatttttgctactattcatgagtcccattgcactttttggcacTACTCATGAActctattatactattttaactaacttttactttaatctataatactttcagcaataattgaaaatttcagcaaaaaaaaggtATCCAAACACATTTTAAGCTCATTTATGTTCTAGAATACCATCTTCATGTTAAAAGCGGAACCATAGATTAGATTAAAAACCGTCAATAGTTAGGAATCAATCATGCTCTCGGTGGGAACATCATATTGGCTTTGACATGGAAAAAGAAAGGTTCAGAGAGCaaccaaaatataagaaaaaataatcttCGCTCTTCACCTATCACCTGGTGAAAACCATGATCTGAAGTCAAAACTTTTAAACCTTCCTGATTATATTGCTAACAGAATATACAATATTACACCCTGCCATTTTTTTGTTCCCCACAGCCTTAAGGCTTTCCAGACTAGCTATGCAACTCTTTAGTTAATTTCAGTTAACTGTTTCAACTTAATTCCACCCTAGAAGGATAACTTTACTTGAACTCAATCTCGCTCTGGAGCATCTCCTGAAACCCTTCTTGAACTGAGATTCCCAGCATATGACCACACCTTATCATAATCTGTAGGGACTACTAATTTTTCTGACTTCGGGTCTGTTGCTTCCTTAAAACTGGTCCTCCTTAGAGAGGAAGGTGCCCTCCCCGGGCTTCCCATTATGGGAGTAGAAGAACAGAAGGTTGGAGTTCCAAATGGAGAGGCATATGGAGTGTGGTGGATTGAGAAGGGGCTAGGAGACATTCGTTTCTGAATAGGAAGACCACCTAGTCCCCCCCTGCTGAAAAGGGACAATGATTCTGCAGCAGCACATCGCTTAGTCGCATCATCTACATAAAGGACATCATCTATCCTGGCCATTATGTTAAAGGCCAAGCTTTCCATTACTCTTGAGTAGCTTTCAAGAATTGACTGCCCAACATCCTGcaagaaaaaatttctttttcaaaactcACTGGAAAGTTCTCATTGTCTTTTACTGAAACACACTGTATGGCCACAGCATGGTAAAAACAAGGAGGGAACCTTCATTAAACAGACAAAATGTACGCAGATAATCTACAGATCAAATTTCCCATCCAATACCTATCAAATTTGTTCAGACTTAAAGATTTTCCATATCGGAAAAAAGGGACTTCCTATACCATAAGATGATCTGTGATCTGCCTCATAAGGCCCTACTAAAATGGTCCAAGTACCACTCTACCAAGGGAATGACTCTAATTATCTAATATTGCTGTCTCTTGAACTATTTTTTGGTACAGCCCACATATTATGAATATGCTTAGAGCATGATGGTTGACAGATTGTACGCAAGGATGCACCAAACCTACATATCACAATGCCCCTAAATTTCCAAGAAACCAATTTTCCACACTCCACCATGTCAACCACTTTTCACCGGCAACTAACAGAGATTAGCTACTTCTTGTGATATACGCCCAAAAAGTGAGTCATCACATATTTTGCATCACTATCTAAAGTAATGCCTGTGCTTGTAATGTCAAGTGTAATGGATAAAATAAAAGGTTGCCAGAACATAATACCTTATTGTATTGGATCTTATTCATATCCAATGCAGTTTGCGGGAGGCCAGGGAAACGAAGCCTTAAACTCTGTAAGAGGGTCTCTGCTCTTTGGGCCAAAAAATTACTCTTTTCACAATCAGCTATAAGGCCCTTAACCTTGCCACCCCAAGACGAACGTCtagctttcattttttttgcaaGTTTCCTCTGGTCTTTTTGCTTCCAGACATGAACTGATGCCTCTATCCGATTAGCTATTTCCAGAGTGTGATGTTCAGATGACAGGTCCAGGCAATCAAGTAAACATTCTGGTGAGAACTGGTCAGCAGTTATGTAGCGATAAATGATGTCACCAAGACAATCTTTTCCCCTCTGCAATGGAAATCAGACAATTAAGGAATCAAATAAAATGTTGAgataaataaactataaaaatgtTGAATATATGTTCATGCATGTAATGAATCAGTAATTACCAAAGATTGAGTGACATTCTGAATTTACTAATGATCTGACATGTTAAATTCCATTAAGCCCTACAATTATTTAAAGGCATCATGCACACCTTCTaccattaaaaatataaaaaggcaTACCAACATGATTTACCCATCTATTTTATTCTGTAGATATATAATTTCTTGCTTTACCATCTCGAAAAAAGGTAGCAGacctaaaataacaataatagtatTAGTAAAAGaggacatgtcaattaaggtAGTAAGAAAGAATCTAACTTCAGACAGAATTGATTTGgcaaaaaagaatacatgtggctAACCCTAACTAGTCTATCGAGGATCCATAGccaaaaattttgggactaaggttAGATTGGATTTAccatttaatattaatttatatatagcTTCCATGTGATGAATATGTTATCAGATTCATAACTTATTGCTTtcaacacacacaaaaaattaaatctcaaataTCTAGCCCAAACCATAGTTgaacaattgaaaagaaaagcaTTTAAGCAACAACTGATAGTATTCACTACGAGAATGAGATTAATttactcataaaaaataaatctcctCTAAACAGAGTAGGTATgttaaacattgaaaaattgTGGTTCTcatgaaaatagaaaagaatcCCTTATAGCCTTgttcagttttttctttttcctggtAGGGGTGAAGCTGTTTGTTTTGTGGACCCATCAGTTTACTTtaagaagtgtttttttttttttattcaaatggcGTATTGAATGGACAAATAAGAGATGAGGCTTAGGATTATAGCTTGTAGCTTCATTGTTCAATTGTCTGCAATTTTGAGTTTTACTCCTACTCCTTACCACAAATCTTggaaattaaaatatacttCGATGTATGGCCTGCTAACAGCCAAGTGtaagaagaaagaaaccaaCAATGATTAACAATTCCAAGATGCACAGAGAAAAGAGAAACACATTTAGATTTGACTTATCTTACACTAAGTGGAATAGTCAATTACTGGGTTCCAGCATAGACATAATGTGACAAATACCACAACTGACCAGAATCCTAGACCAATGGGTATAGCTAAATAGTCTGATACTTAcgcttctttatttttcataaacaaTCCAGTCATCTGATCAACTCCAGCTATATATATGCTTagtgttatatattttattcacaTCCAGTCCCATACCTGAAAAAAGTAGAAGGGTTTCTATAGGTTGATGACTAGCGTAAAATTTAGTCACTCTATTAGGAATGGAGTGCAGACATTTGATCCTTCACTTTCAGAAGGCTCAGCTATCTTTTGCCAAAAAGACAAATTATTCCTAGAGCAAATGCAAAACCATATTCTTTAAACAATCTAGTCCCCACTACCCCAGCCTTCATTACACTGCTggtaacttttttatttggtaagtATTTGATACACTGCAGGTAGCTTCAAGTTACATCAAAGATATAGTCTCATAAATTATGCAATTAATGATATCTTTAACTTTCTTTAAAAGAGAGTTGAAACTTAACTGACACCATTAAAGCATGCAACACCAACAACAAACAAGTGAACAACATAGTCATGCAAAGAAGACATTTCTCCAAGATCAATAGCCAATTggtaatcaaattttaaaatcaaaggTTCACCAATTTTTATGGGACATTATATGATGACAAATCCAACAGGATTGCCAAGGGACATTGATATATGAAGAAAATAGATAACCTCAGGTTTAATTGTCAACTACTTTCCAAACTCCTGTCTAGTGTCTAGTAGGGATATAGCAccataaaaaatcaaatgatccCCATCTAGGATAAGCATTCTTCTAAGACCATGTCCACAAGCACCTAAATCTCCTTTAGTTTGCTACCATTTCAACCAGTAGGATAACATAGAAAGAAAACTAATTAACATGTGATAGCATCTTTAGTCTTCAGCTGTGTCATGTTTAACACTGTAAGTCTATCAGCATAGAAATAGAAACCTGTACCTTCGGCAAGGTATCCAAGTAAGCACTGGGGATCTCCATCTCAGCTAGCACACTACCATTAATTGCCAAAGCTGCCTTCAATATCTGATTTGCACAGTCCCTGCACTGCTGCAACCTCTTCCTGGCATCCTCTGACAACCCATCCTGCGGTACTTTTGGACAGGGCAACCACCACTTCTCTTCCTGCCT
This portion of the Castanea sativa cultivar Marrone di Chiusa Pesio chromosome 7, ASM4071231v1 genome encodes:
- the LOC142643765 gene encoding rop guanine nucleotide exchange factor 1 — protein: MASVSSEEASGSGSGSGSGSDQEQSERCGSYSLSADVSESESCSSSFSCRRFETECGASSSMTSSPRPVAGNFLFPAPVMLPVIGGKDVVVWDEKKPEKPETDLSEVEMMKERFGKLLLGEDMSGGGKGVCTALAISNAITNLSATVFGELWRLEPLAQQKKAMWRREMQWLLCVSDSIVELVPSIQQFPGGGTYEVMATQPRSDLYVNLPALKKLDAMLLSMLDGFCDTEFWYVDRGIIVGETNDRDAYGSCGGRPSIRQEEKWWLPCPKVPQDGLSEDARKRLQQCRDCANQILKAALAINGSVLAEMEIPSAYLDTLPKRGKDCLGDIIYRYITADQFSPECLLDCLDLSSEHHTLEIANRIEASVHVWKQKDQRKLAKKMKARRSSWGGKVKGLIADCEKSNFLAQRAETLLQSLRLRFPGLPQTALDMNKIQYNKDVGQSILESYSRVMESLAFNIMARIDDVLYVDDATKRCAAAESLSLFSRGGLGGLPIQKRMSPSPFSIHHTPYASPFGTPTFCSSTPIMGSPGRAPSSLRRTSFKEATDPKSEKLVVPTDYDKVWSYAGNLSSRRVSGDAPERD